A single Dasypus novemcinctus isolate mDasNov1 chromosome 4, mDasNov1.1.hap2, whole genome shotgun sequence DNA region contains:
- the LOC101442355 gene encoding V-type proton ATPase subunit F, with amino-acid sequence MAGRGKLIAVIGDEDTVTGFLLGGIGELNKNRQPNFLVVEKDTTINEIEDTFRQFLNRDDIGIILINQYIAEMVRHALDAHQRSIPAILEIPSKEHPYDAAKDSILRRARGMFTAEDLR; translated from the coding sequence ATGGCGGGGCGAGGGAAGCTAATCGCTGTGATCGGAGACGAGGACACGGTGACTGGTTTTCTCCTGGGCGGCATAGGGGAGCTTAACAAGAACCGCCAACCTAATTTCCTGGTGGTGGAGAAGGACACAACCATCAATGAGATCGAAGACACTTTCCGGCAGTTTCTAAACCGGGATGACATCGGCATCATCCTCATCAACCAGTACATCGCCGAGATGGTGCGACATGCACTAGATGCCCACCAGCGCTCCATTCCCGCCATCCTGGAGATCCCATCCAAGGAACACCCCTATGACGCCGCCAAGGACTCCATCCTGCGCCGGGCCAGGGGCATGTTTACTGCTGAAGACCTGCGCTAG